Proteins encoded in a region of the Leptolyngbya sp. CCY15150 genome:
- a CDS encoding TIR domain-containing protein, protein MTDIFLSYCRRNKEFAVRLHHYLIQSGKTVWVDWNDIPPNADWRLEIEEGIQKTHTVIFILSPEWLASYECNVELDKSVALNKRLLPIVCQDVQYKDVSPTLAALNWIFFRETDDFETAYQALLTALDTDLDHVKYHTKLLARSLEWDKRDRDPSFLLQGSLLTEAEMWLTTSQGKNPLPTQLQSEYVVTSSQKRSQRQRITIIGATVGFVIACGLAMTAFVQYQVAERERRFVEELQTATLSETARATFATHDQLRGLLASAKANIHLAELGWITSDNPMHQSTEDNLRYLFQLITEQNRMEDHVDLITNLHVRPDGQMVSSTSADNTIKLWRPDGSLVATLEGHEGTVWTAIFSRDGQRLASSSDDGTVKIWSVDGTLLNTLTYDAPLWSVDFNAAGDTLAIASADSTIRLVDLEGNELRRWSVGQDKVFSIRFSPDGQQLISGSGDKIARLWNLDGSLLQSFEGHEGEIWAVRFSPDGKRIATASADDTLRLWDIQGNLLRVLEGHTSGVISANFSPDGQRLVSASADHTVRVWSTETGLLIDTFRHLDIASGAAFFDRDTVVSGSYDKTLRVWNIAGELHQNIQGHDRRVLSVAVSGDGEAIASTSTDTTIQIWRRNNQNFFTQELTITQPQGIPNAVSLDATGDLIVVGGSDGQLYLWNRQGDLLRTVNADTQEVLSVHISPDGQWIASAGDDKIIRIWTRQGELVRELSGHREGVRTVTFSPDSQYLASASSDNTARIWTLEGELVHTLEGHQAGVYSVSFSPDGQRLASGSMDNTVILWSMKGELLEQFTAHRSGVTSVSFSPSGEMLASGSFDNTVKLWSPDGTLLQTLEGHQQRVAAIAFNPDGDRLISGAADRVVKVWDVTAIPATPLTRTELIDQSCQWLSDYLRHNRHVLESDRSLCSGRAGVAE, encoded by the coding sequence ATGACAGACATCTTTCTCTCCTACTGTCGTCGCAACAAAGAGTTTGCGGTTAGGCTGCACCATTATCTTATTCAGTCGGGCAAGACTGTGTGGGTAGACTGGAACGATATTCCACCCAATGCCGACTGGCGGTTAGAAATTGAGGAAGGTATCCAGAAAACCCATACGGTCATTTTTATATTAAGTCCAGAATGGTTGGCATCCTATGAATGCAATGTGGAGTTAGACAAGTCCGTTGCTCTGAATAAGCGATTGCTGCCTATTGTTTGCCAGGATGTGCAATACAAGGATGTTTCTCCGACTTTAGCGGCACTCAACTGGATCTTTTTTCGAGAGACGGATGATTTTGAAACAGCCTATCAAGCGCTGCTCACGGCCTTAGATACAGATCTAGACCATGTAAAATACCACACCAAATTATTGGCGCGATCGCTGGAATGGGATAAGCGCGATCGCGACCCTAGTTTTCTGCTTCAGGGATCGCTGTTGACCGAGGCGGAAATGTGGCTGACCACGTCCCAGGGAAAAAATCCTTTACCCACCCAGCTTCAGTCTGAATATGTGGTCACCAGCAGCCAAAAGCGATCGCAACGGCAGCGGATTACGATTATCGGCGCAACGGTGGGCTTTGTAATTGCCTGTGGATTAGCGATGACTGCCTTTGTGCAGTATCAAGTGGCGGAGCGAGAACGACGTTTCGTGGAAGAACTGCAAACGGCGACGCTGAGTGAAACGGCTAGGGCAACGTTTGCAACCCATGATCAACTCCGAGGCTTATTGGCTAGCGCCAAGGCCAATATCCATCTAGCTGAGCTGGGATGGATCACCTCAGATAACCCTATGCATCAAAGCACGGAAGATAATCTCAGATATCTATTTCAGTTGATAACTGAACAAAATCGCATGGAAGACCATGTTGACCTGATCACAAACCTGCATGTGAGACCGGATGGACAAATGGTTTCGTCTACGAGTGCAGATAACACCATCAAGCTCTGGCGTCCGGATGGCAGTTTGGTGGCAACCCTTGAGGGACATGAGGGAACGGTATGGACAGCCATTTTTTCCCGCGATGGGCAGCGGCTGGCTTCGTCTAGTGATGATGGAACGGTGAAAATCTGGAGCGTTGATGGTACTTTACTGAATACCCTGACCTATGATGCGCCCCTATGGAGTGTGGATTTCAATGCAGCTGGCGATACCTTAGCGATCGCTTCCGCCGATTCAACCATTCGCTTAGTTGACCTAGAAGGGAATGAGCTACGACGATGGTCTGTTGGGCAAGATAAGGTGTTTAGTATTCGCTTTTCACCCGATGGCCAGCAACTTATCTCTGGTAGTGGCGATAAAATTGCGCGCCTTTGGAACTTAGACGGATCGTTATTGCAGTCCTTTGAAGGGCATGAAGGCGAAATCTGGGCCGTACGCTTCTCGCCGGATGGGAAACGCATTGCAACTGCCAGCGCTGACGATACCTTACGGCTCTGGGATATTCAGGGCAATCTCTTGAGAGTTCTGGAAGGGCATACCTCTGGAGTGATCAGTGCAAATTTCAGTCCCGATGGCCAGCGCTTAGTCTCGGCTAGTGCCGATCATACGGTGCGAGTTTGGTCTACAGAAACGGGCCTGCTGATCGACACCTTCCGCCATTTGGATATTGCTTCTGGAGCGGCATTTTTTGATCGAGATACCGTTGTGTCAGGTAGCTACGATAAAACACTGCGGGTCTGGAATATTGCTGGAGAATTGCACCAAAATATTCAAGGGCATGATCGGCGGGTGCTCAGCGTTGCGGTCAGCGGAGATGGGGAGGCGATCGCTTCCACCAGCACCGATACCACCATCCAAATCTGGCGACGGAATAATCAGAACTTTTTTACCCAAGAGCTAACCATCACTCAACCTCAAGGCATTCCTAATGCGGTGAGCTTGGATGCGACCGGTGATTTGATTGTAGTCGGTGGTTCTGACGGTCAACTTTATCTATGGAATCGCCAAGGTGACCTCCTGCGCACCGTGAATGCCGATACTCAAGAGGTGCTGAGCGTTCATATCTCTCCTGATGGTCAATGGATTGCCTCCGCAGGAGATGATAAGATTATTCGGATATGGACGAGGCAGGGAGAGTTGGTGCGAGAGCTATCAGGACATCGAGAAGGGGTGCGTACGGTAACCTTTTCGCCCGATAGTCAATACCTAGCCTCTGCTAGTAGCGATAATACGGCGCGGATCTGGACGCTGGAAGGAGAGTTAGTTCATACCCTGGAAGGCCATCAGGCAGGTGTCTATAGCGTATCCTTTTCGCCCGATGGCCAGCGCCTAGCCTCGGGAAGTATGGATAATACCGTCATTCTTTGGTCGATGAAGGGCGAACTGTTGGAACAGTTTACGGCCCATCGTTCAGGGGTGACATCGGTTAGCTTTAGCCCTTCCGGTGAGATGTTAGCATCTGGCAGTTTTGATAATACGGTAAAGCTTTGGTCTCCAGATGGTACCTTATTGCAAACCCTAGAGGGACATCAGCAACGGGTGGCAGCGATCGCGTTTAATCCTGATGGTGATCGTCTGATCTCGGGTGCCGCCGACCGGGTGGTGAAGGTTTGGGATGTGACGGCAATCCCCGCCACTCCCCTGACCCGCACCGAGTTAATCGACCAAAGCTGTCAGTGGTTAAGTGACTACCTGCGCCACAACCGTCATGTTTTAGAGAGCGATCGCTCCCTTTGCTCTGGTCGTGCCGGCGTTGCTGAATGA
- a CDS encoding CYTH domain-containing protein → MGTEIERKFLVIGDDWRSLGQGTVYRQGYIVSDQGRTVRVRVAGDRSYLTLKGPTVGLSRAEFEYEIPRTDADDIMRLLCSSPMIEKVRYRIAIADLVWEVDEFNGDNAGLIIAEVELHDEHQAIDLPPWIGQDVSGDPRYFNAYLAQHPFSQWSTSGD, encoded by the coding sequence ATGGGCACGGAAATTGAGCGTAAGTTTTTGGTAATTGGCGACGACTGGCGATCGCTCGGTCAGGGAACCGTCTATCGTCAAGGCTATATCGTGTCGGATCAGGGGCGCACGGTGCGGGTGCGAGTGGCGGGCGATCGCAGTTACCTAACTCTGAAGGGGCCGACCGTGGGGCTAAGTCGGGCAGAATTTGAGTATGAAATTCCGCGCACCGATGCGGATGATATTATGCGCTTGCTCTGTTCATCGCCGATGATCGAAAAGGTTCGCTACCGAATTGCGATCGCTGACCTGGTATGGGAGGTGGATGAATTTAACGGTGATAATGCAGGTCTCATTATCGCTGAGGTGGAACTCCACGATGAACATCAGGCGATTGACCTGCCGCCCTGGATTGGCCAAGACGTATCCGGTGATCCGCGCTATTTTAATGCTTATCTAGCTCAACATCCCTTTAGCCAATGGTCAACTTCTGGAGACTAG
- a CDS encoding carbohydrate kinase: MTEPLVLCLGEVLFDRIADQPGLAVDEVVSWTPYPGGAPANVACALVKLGTAAGFVGCVGEDEPGQILVELLRTTGVNGVGIQRHGTAPTREVYVVRSLEGDRQFAGFGDRDTTVFADTRLQADLLPGALFDAAEILVLGTLELAYPTTRQAIDRALDFADDRFLKVMIDVNWRPMFWPDPRQAKSLIRQYLERADFLKLSDDEALWLFNTVEPAAIAHLLGHVEGVLVTAGEKGCTYYLGDHEGKLPAFSLDVEDTTGAGDSFLAGFIHQLCQRGMDALKDADQVRQMVTYASAVGALTTLRAGAIAAQPTAAEVAAFLYLQDQS, translated from the coding sequence GTGACTGAGCCGCTTGTGTTGTGTTTGGGCGAAGTGCTGTTTGACCGGATTGCAGACCAGCCCGGTTTGGCGGTGGATGAGGTGGTGTCTTGGACGCCCTATCCGGGAGGGGCTCCGGCCAATGTGGCTTGTGCGCTGGTGAAACTGGGGACGGCGGCAGGATTTGTGGGCTGTGTGGGAGAAGATGAGCCGGGGCAAATCTTGGTGGAACTGCTGCGCACCACCGGAGTGAATGGGGTGGGCATTCAGCGCCATGGTACAGCTCCCACCCGTGAGGTCTATGTGGTGCGTTCCCTAGAGGGCGATCGCCAGTTTGCAGGCTTTGGCGATCGCGATACGACAGTCTTTGCCGATACGCGCCTACAGGCAGATTTGTTGCCCGGTGCCTTGTTTGATGCCGCAGAAATCTTGGTGCTAGGCACCTTGGAGTTGGCCTATCCCACCACGCGCCAGGCGATTGATCGGGCCCTAGATTTTGCCGACGATCGCTTCCTCAAGGTGATGATAGACGTGAACTGGCGGCCGATGTTTTGGCCCGATCCTAGGCAAGCCAAGTCGTTGATTCGCCAGTATCTTGAACGGGCCGACTTTCTAAAGCTCTCGGATGATGAAGCTCTGTGGCTGTTTAACACTGTAGAACCAGCGGCGATCGCCCATCTGCTGGGGCATGTGGAAGGGGTCTTGGTGACCGCCGGGGAAAAGGGCTGCACCTATTACCTGGGTGACCATGAAGGCAAGCTGCCCGCTTTCTCCTTGGATGTGGAGGACACCACCGGCGCGGGCGATAGCTTCTTGGCCGGGTTCATTCATCAACTGTGTCAGCGGGGCATGGATGCCCTCAAAGATGCAGATCAGGTGCGGCAGATGGTCACCTATGCCAGTGCGGTGGGTGCCTTGACGACGTTGAGAGCGGGCGCGATCGCTGCCCAACCGACGGCGGCTGAGGTGGCAGCATTTCTCTATTTACAGGATCAGTCTTAG
- a CDS encoding DUF1802 family protein: MMAPLDLTSALKEWHVAVQALTQGDTILLLRKGGIRETQGEFTIPHRQVWLFPTYEHQKPALLKPVYAHQVQPVESGWHPQNVTLTGWAQITDVLSLPKAIALQPLLPFHIWNETFVSDRLNWKPRSPLLGLLLRVHRLSTPHTLTYDSSYGGCRSWIDLQTSLSTEGSAAVLSNGEYQQRVDHIREIVASAKPDAIASEP, translated from the coding sequence ATGATGGCACCTCTTGATCTAACCTCTGCTCTAAAGGAATGGCATGTGGCGGTACAGGCGCTCACCCAGGGCGACACCATTCTGCTCTTGCGCAAGGGCGGCATTCGCGAAACCCAGGGAGAGTTCACTATTCCCCATCGGCAGGTGTGGTTATTTCCAACCTACGAGCACCAGAAACCTGCTTTGCTGAAGCCTGTGTATGCCCATCAGGTGCAGCCGGTGGAATCGGGATGGCATCCCCAAAACGTCACCCTCACAGGCTGGGCGCAGATTACCGATGTTCTATCCTTACCCAAAGCGATCGCCCTCCAGCCTCTACTGCCGTTTCATATCTGGAATGAGACGTTCGTGAGCGATCGCCTGAACTGGAAGCCGCGATCGCCTCTGTTGGGTCTATTGCTGCGGGTTCATCGATTATCTACGCCTCATACGCTAACCTACGATAGCAGCTATGGCGGTTGTCGGTCATGGATTGATCTACAAACCTCTCTCTCAACAGAAGGATCGGCAGCCGTTCTGTCCAATGGTGAGTATCAGCAGCGGGTTGATCATATTCGAGAGATTGTTGCATCAGCTAAGCCCGACGCGATCGCCTCTGAGCCCTAA